From the bacterium genome, one window contains:
- a CDS encoding aldehyde dehydrogenase family protein, translated as MTLYYSGLDPRVLPGIGWDARVEGPVIADDEPLPPQVSTAITPYGAEGAASSAAVDGGGAAAAMRRARGGFAALSRLSLAERLRHLDALRAVILRRREEIVDRIQGDTGKSRSDALISEIFGVLDNLDWLLQHAPAALADRKQHTPIALMGKRSETWYEPLGTILVIAPWNYPFYQAIVPICCALAAGNTVVHKPSEHAPLAGLVEDLLAEAQIPAAWVQVVYGDGAVGAALVAERPDKIFFTGSTRTGRRIMAQAAEHLIPVELELGGKDAMIVFADATLGRAAAGAAWGALTTTGQSCTSVERVYVQRPVYDAFRAELVRQVGKLVQRIDRDGESDLGAMTTEFQVRVVAEQVADAKARGAAFLTGAEWDGASRLIPPMVVDQVTAEMRLAREETFGPLIPLLPFDSEEEVVGLANDSEYGLTASVWTRDLARAKRVARALAVGGVSINNVMATEANPALPFGGVKQSGFGRYKGEHGLHAFCNVKSVLIDKDSKKIEANWYPYTAEKYRRFNALIDALFGARGPRRLLRFAIAGLRLERYANRAAKK; from the coding sequence ATGACGCTCTACTACTCCGGCCTCGACCCGCGCGTGCTGCCCGGCATCGGCTGGGACGCGCGCGTCGAGGGGCCGGTGATCGCGGACGACGAGCCGCTGCCGCCCCAGGTCTCGACGGCGATCACGCCCTACGGGGCGGAGGGCGCCGCGTCGTCGGCTGCGGTCGACGGCGGCGGCGCGGCCGCGGCCATGCGACGCGCCCGCGGCGGCTTCGCGGCGCTGTCGCGCCTCAGCCTGGCCGAGCGCCTGCGCCACCTCGATGCGCTGCGGGCGGTGATCCTGCGGCGGCGCGAGGAGATCGTCGACCGCATCCAGGGCGACACCGGCAAGAGCCGCTCGGACGCGCTGATCTCGGAGATCTTCGGCGTCCTCGACAACCTCGACTGGCTGCTCCAGCACGCGCCGGCGGCGCTCGCCGACCGCAAGCAGCACACGCCGATCGCCCTGATGGGGAAGCGCTCCGAGACCTGGTACGAGCCGCTCGGCACGATCCTCGTCATCGCGCCGTGGAACTATCCCTTCTACCAGGCGATCGTGCCCATCTGCTGCGCGCTCGCCGCCGGCAACACCGTCGTCCACAAGCCCTCCGAGCACGCGCCGCTTGCCGGGCTCGTCGAGGACCTGCTCGCCGAGGCGCAGATCCCCGCCGCCTGGGTGCAGGTGGTGTACGGCGACGGCGCCGTCGGCGCCGCCCTGGTGGCGGAGCGGCCGGACAAGATCTTCTTCACCGGCAGCACCCGCACCGGCCGCCGCATCATGGCGCAGGCCGCCGAGCACCTGATTCCGGTGGAGCTCGAGCTCGGCGGCAAGGACGCGATGATCGTCTTCGCCGACGCGACGCTCGGCCGCGCCGCCGCCGGCGCCGCCTGGGGCGCGCTCACCACCACCGGCCAGTCGTGCACCTCGGTGGAGCGCGTCTACGTGCAGCGCCCGGTGTACGACGCCTTCCGCGCCGAGCTGGTGCGCCAGGTGGGGAAGCTGGTGCAGAGGATCGACCGCGACGGCGAGTCGGATCTCGGCGCCATGACGACGGAGTTCCAGGTGCGCGTCGTCGCCGAGCAGGTGGCCGATGCGAAGGCGCGCGGCGCCGCCTTCCTCACCGGCGCCGAGTGGGACGGCGCGTCGCGCCTCATCCCGCCGATGGTGGTGGATCAGGTCACCGCCGAGATGCGCCTGGCGCGCGAGGAGACCTTCGGGCCGCTGATCCCCCTGCTGCCGTTCGACAGCGAGGAGGAGGTGGTGGGGCTCGCCAACGACTCCGAGTACGGGCTCACCGCCAGCGTCTGGACCCGGGATCTGGCGCGCGCCAAACGCGTCGCCCGCGCCCTCGCCGTCGGCGGCGTCTCGATCAACAACGTCATGGCCACCGAAGCCAACCCGGCGCTGCCGTTCGGCGGCGTCAAGCAGAGCGGCTTCGGCCGCTACAAGGGCGAGCACGGCCTGCACGCCTTCTGCAACGTCAAGTCGGTGCTGATCGACAAGGACAGCAAGAAGATCGAGGCCAACTGGTACCCGTACACCGCCGAGAAGTACCGCCGCTTCAACGCCCTCATCGACGCGCTGTTCGGCGCGCGCGGCCCGCGGCGCCTGCTCCGCTTCGCCATCGCCGGCCTGCGGCTCGAGCGCTACGCGAACAGGGCGGCGAAGAAGTAG
- a CDS encoding GMC family oxidoreductase, with translation MIHDAVIVGAGVSGSFIAARLCAAGLRCVMLEAGRDFTAATYPRSEVDANSLLYWGGGIELTRDARIGLLRPKVVGGGSVVNQALLDRFDDDALDSWRERSGVDCFSRAGLDPWYDEVERQISITTVPEAYANGNAEVFRRGFELNGYRCAPLVRGQRDCRFGDGNSCIECLMGCRIESKQSMPVTMLRRARAAGLEVVADFQARGVEHAADGVAVHGVGRDGSPAIYRGRRLILAAGAIGNSCLLLASKLDAALPAVGRDFYTHPQYMTLGIYDRPINAHRGPLQSYKSADPTFRRGGFKLENVFAPPVAIAMLLPGFGRLHRERMRQITRFACIEVAVRDTAPGRVTLGKRATPVIDKPLNDEDRRRRDRGLAAIRNIFLSTGAREIIEGNIAVGLHLMGGCAMGTDPARSVTGPDFRLHGLPNCYAADSSIFPNAPGINPSFTIMALASRAAAQILGDAR, from the coding sequence ATGATCCACGACGCCGTGATCGTCGGGGCCGGGGTGTCCGGCTCGTTCATCGCGGCGCGGCTCTGCGCGGCGGGACTGCGCTGCGTGATGCTCGAGGCGGGGCGTGATTTCACCGCCGCCACCTATCCGCGCAGCGAGGTCGACGCCAACTCGCTGCTCTACTGGGGCGGCGGCATCGAGCTGACGCGCGACGCGCGCATCGGCCTGCTGCGACCGAAGGTGGTGGGCGGCGGCTCGGTGGTGAACCAGGCGCTGCTCGACCGCTTCGACGACGACGCGCTCGACAGTTGGCGCGAGCGCTCGGGCGTCGACTGCTTCTCCCGCGCCGGCCTCGACCCCTGGTACGACGAGGTCGAGCGGCAGATCAGCATCACGACGGTCCCCGAGGCGTACGCCAACGGCAACGCCGAGGTCTTCCGCCGCGGCTTCGAGCTCAACGGGTACCGCTGCGCGCCGCTGGTGCGCGGCCAGCGCGACTGCCGCTTCGGCGACGGCAATTCCTGCATCGAGTGCCTGATGGGCTGCCGCATCGAGAGCAAGCAGAGCATGCCGGTGACGATGCTGCGCCGCGCCCGCGCCGCCGGCCTCGAGGTGGTGGCGGACTTCCAGGCGCGCGGCGTCGAGCACGCCGCCGACGGCGTCGCCGTCCACGGCGTCGGCCGCGACGGCAGCCCCGCCATCTACCGCGGCCGCCGCCTCATCCTCGCCGCCGGCGCCATCGGCAACTCGTGCCTGTTGCTGGCCTCGAAGCTCGACGCGGCGCTGCCGGCAGTGGGGCGCGACTTCTACACGCACCCGCAGTACATGACGCTCGGCATCTACGACCGGCCGATCAACGCCCATCGCGGGCCGCTGCAGTCGTACAAGTCGGCCGATCCCACCTTCCGCCGCGGCGGCTTCAAGCTCGAGAACGTCTTCGCGCCCCCGGTGGCGATCGCCATGCTGCTGCCCGGCTTCGGCCGCCTGCACCGGGAGCGGATGCGGCAGATCACCCGCTTCGCCTGCATCGAGGTCGCGGTGCGCGACACCGCGCCCGGCCGCGTCACGCTCGGCAAGCGCGCCACGCCGGTGATCGACAAGCCGCTCAACGACGAGGACCGCCGCCGCCGCGACCGCGGCCTCGCCGCCATCCGCAACATCTTCCTCTCCACCGGCGCGCGGGAGATCATCGAGGGCAACATCGCGGTCGGCCTGCACCTGATGGGCGGCTGCGCCATGGGCACCGATCCGGCGCGCTCGGTGACCGGGCCCGACTTCCGCCTGCACGGCCTGCCCAACTGCTACGCCGCCGATTCGAGCATCTTTCCCAACGCCCCCGGCATCAACCCGTCGTTCACCATCATGGCGCTGGCCAGCCGAGCCGCGGCGCAGATCCTGGGAGACGCGCGATGA
- a CDS encoding acetoacetate decarboxylase family protein, whose protein sequence is MQQAYTIQGREVRLPVEVRDATSGAATYLVEAAAARRLVPEAFEVAQVWPGRTLLTIALIDYRDNDLGAYHEVSITFFVRRRGERRFPLANAAAFFRGALPTYIRHLPVDGSFTRDAGETIWGFPKTVQRIDWQRRPERLTCTLTMDGQHALTLSLPAGGARTLPEQHLVTYSLIHGAPHATNFTSAAEGAGFHLGGAELTLGTHPIADELRGLGLPRKALATMWMERMRGRFEAAVPL, encoded by the coding sequence ATGCAGCAGGCTTACACGATCCAGGGGAGAGAGGTCCGTCTGCCGGTCGAGGTGCGCGACGCCACCTCGGGCGCGGCGACGTATCTGGTCGAGGCGGCGGCGGCGCGGCGGCTGGTGCCGGAGGCGTTCGAGGTCGCGCAGGTGTGGCCGGGCCGCACCCTGCTGACGATCGCGCTGATCGACTACCGCGACAACGACCTCGGCGCCTATCACGAGGTATCGATCACCTTCTTCGTCCGCCGGCGCGGCGAGCGCCGCTTCCCGCTCGCCAACGCGGCGGCGTTCTTCCGCGGCGCGCTGCCGACCTACATCCGCCACCTCCCGGTGGACGGCAGTTTCACCCGCGACGCCGGCGAGACGATCTGGGGCTTTCCCAAGACCGTGCAGCGGATCGACTGGCAGCGCCGCCCCGAGCGCCTCACCTGCACCCTGACCATGGACGGCCAGCACGCGCTGACCCTCTCCCTGCCCGCCGGCGGCGCGCGCACGCTGCCCGAACAGCATCTCGTCACCTACTCGCTGATCCACGGCGCGCCGCACGCCACCAACTTCACCTCCGCCGCCGAGGGCGCCGGCTTCCACCTCGGCGGCGCCGAGCTGACCCTCGGCACGCACCCGATCGCCGACGAGCTGCGCGGCCTCGGCCTGCCGCGGAAGGCGCTGGCGACGATGTGGATGGAACGCATGCGCGGTCGCTTCGAGGCCGCCGTGCCGCTCTGA
- the thiD gene encoding bifunctional hydroxymethylpyrimidine kinase/phosphomethylpyrimidine kinase — MIPRLLTIAGSDSGGGAGIQADLKTFTVFRAYGMSAITALTAQNTRGVHGIFPVSPAFVRAQIDAVVADIGVDAAKTGMLATRAIIEAVAEAVRVHRIAPLVVDPVMVAQSGARLLEDDARAALLAALVPLATVVTPNAPEAEALLDMRVATVAEQRAAARRLVELGAAAALVKGGHLAGPEAVDVLDDGHTVVELRAPRLDTPHTHGTGCMTAAALAACLGRGLPLPDAAREAKRFVGRAIAHGLAIGGGHGPANPLAWLDDRS; from the coding sequence GTGATTCCCCGCCTGCTCACCATCGCCGGCTCCGACTCGGGTGGCGGCGCCGGCATCCAGGCGGACCTCAAGACCTTCACCGTCTTCCGCGCCTACGGCATGAGCGCGATCACGGCGCTGACGGCGCAGAACACGCGCGGCGTCCACGGCATCTTCCCGGTCAGCCCGGCGTTCGTGCGGGCGCAGATCGACGCCGTGGTCGCCGACATCGGCGTCGACGCCGCCAAGACCGGCATGCTGGCGACCCGCGCCATCATCGAGGCGGTGGCCGAGGCGGTGCGCGTCCACCGCATCGCGCCCTTGGTGGTCGACCCGGTGATGGTGGCGCAGAGCGGCGCCCGCCTGCTCGAGGACGACGCGCGCGCCGCGCTGCTCGCCGCGCTGGTGCCGCTGGCGACCGTGGTGACGCCGAACGCGCCGGAGGCGGAAGCGCTGCTCGACATGCGGGTCGCGACCGTCGCCGAGCAGCGCGCCGCGGCCCGCCGCCTGGTCGAGCTGGGCGCCGCGGCGGCGCTGGTGAAGGGCGGCCACCTCGCCGGGCCGGAGGCGGTCGACGTGCTCGACGACGGCCACACCGTCGTCGAGCTGCGCGCCCCGCGGCTCGATACCCCGCACACCCATGGCACCGGCTGCATGACCGCGGCGGCGCTCGCCGCCTGCCTGGGGCGCGGCCTGCCGCTGCCCGACGCGGCGCGCGAGGCGAAGCGGTTCGTCGGCCGGGCGATCGCCCACGGCTTGGCGATCGGCGGCGGCCACGGCCCGGCCAACCCGCTGGCGTGGTTGGACGACCGCTCCTAA
- a CDS encoding TIGR03560 family F420-dependent LLM class oxidoreductase: MARVEFGVMLPQIKRSWSDSRAAAQAVDRLGYHSVWFNDHLYGVPMPSLPIMEAWTALSAVGAVTERVELGTLVTPIGFRNPALLAKMVATLDNISDGRVIVGLGSGWFAQEFSGYGIDFPAVQDRLRQLAEGIELMRRMWSEEQVTFGGRYYRTDDVFCAPKPVRRPPILIGGGGEQVLLKLVARHADIWNNLAVNLDQLAHKAGVLLRHCESVGRDPATLRISQQTMVVIGSDEADARAKQEKAQRIYGGHMGRGIAGTPQQCIDQIEALAARGCSLLMIEFFGKDIAEPAQLFAETVLPAFR; the protein is encoded by the coding sequence ATGGCGCGAGTCGAATTCGGCGTGATGCTGCCGCAGATCAAGCGCAGTTGGAGCGACAGCCGGGCGGCGGCACAGGCGGTGGACCGCCTCGGCTACCACTCGGTGTGGTTCAACGATCACCTGTACGGCGTGCCGATGCCGTCGCTGCCGATCATGGAGGCGTGGACGGCGCTGTCGGCGGTCGGCGCGGTCACCGAACGGGTGGAGCTCGGCACGCTGGTGACGCCGATCGGCTTCCGCAATCCCGCCCTGCTGGCGAAGATGGTCGCGACGCTCGACAACATCAGCGACGGCCGGGTGATCGTCGGCCTCGGCAGCGGCTGGTTCGCGCAGGAGTTCAGCGGCTACGGCATCGACTTCCCCGCGGTGCAGGATCGCCTGCGCCAGCTCGCGGAGGGCATCGAGCTGATGCGCCGCATGTGGAGCGAGGAGCAGGTCACGTTCGGCGGCCGCTACTACCGCACCGACGACGTCTTCTGCGCCCCCAAGCCGGTGCGCCGGCCGCCGATCCTGATCGGCGGCGGCGGCGAGCAGGTGCTGCTCAAGCTGGTCGCCAGGCACGCCGACATCTGGAACAACCTCGCCGTCAACCTCGACCAGCTCGCGCACAAGGCCGGCGTCCTGCTGCGCCACTGCGAGAGCGTCGGCCGCGATCCCGCCACCCTGCGCATCTCGCAGCAGACGATGGTCGTCATCGGCAGCGACGAGGCCGATGCCAGGGCGAAGCAGGAGAAGGCGCAGCGCATCTACGGCGGGCACATGGGCCGCGGCATCGCCGGCACGCCGCAGCAGTGCATCGACCAGATCGAGGCCCTGGCCGCCCGGGGCTGCTCGCTGCTGATGATCGAATTCTTCGGCAAGGACATCGCCGAGCCGGCGCAACTGTTCGCGGAGACCGTGCTGCCCGCGTTCCGGTGA
- a CDS encoding alpha-L-fucosidase, producing the protein MATWFDAARFGMFVHWGHVSRQGWELSWPLVGGAPVFPACQDIPAAEYHAGATRFCPAPGAARDWMARARRAGMTYAVLTAKHHDGFALWPSRAADWSIARTPYGGDLVREYVEAARDAGLRVGLYFSLSDWHHPDYPPFTDADRPYRYGQEPRPTPEQWRRFLAVMFAQLEELLTDYGRIDLVWFDGGWERSAEAWRTGELAARIRALQPEILINDRLPGAGDFDTPEQFVPPQPPARAWETCLTMNDSWGWNPNDPHYKSARALVHTLCEVAGRGGNLLLNVSPMGDGSLPAVQIERLDAISDWMAAYGESIVGTAPGLEPWQFYGPSTRRGRTTYLHLLQRPYDSVTVRGVPIRRVSHAREVRTGTALTFRGRCSVVDELLNSDPIGELVIDVPESLLDDLATVLAIEIADP; encoded by the coding sequence ATGGCGACCTGGTTCGATGCGGCGCGCTTCGGGATGTTCGTCCACTGGGGGCACGTCAGCCGGCAGGGCTGGGAGCTGTCCTGGCCGCTGGTCGGCGGCGCGCCGGTGTTCCCCGCCTGTCAGGACATCCCGGCGGCCGAGTACCACGCCGGCGCCACCCGCTTCTGTCCGGCGCCGGGGGCGGCGCGCGACTGGATGGCGCGCGCCCGCCGCGCCGGCATGACCTACGCGGTGCTCACCGCCAAGCACCACGACGGCTTCGCGCTCTGGCCGAGCCGCGCCGCCGACTGGTCGATCGCCCGCACGCCCTACGGCGGCGACCTGGTGCGCGAGTACGTCGAGGCGGCGCGCGACGCCGGGTTGCGCGTCGGGCTCTACTTCTCGCTCTCCGACTGGCACCATCCCGACTACCCGCCGTTCACCGACGCCGACCGGCCGTACCGCTACGGCCAGGAGCCGCGGCCGACACCGGAGCAGTGGCGGCGCTTCCTCGCCGTCATGTTCGCGCAGCTCGAGGAGCTGCTCACCGACTACGGCCGCATCGACCTGGTGTGGTTCGACGGCGGCTGGGAGCGCAGCGCCGAGGCGTGGCGGACCGGCGAGCTGGCGGCGCGCATCCGCGCCCTGCAACCGGAGATCCTGATCAACGACCGGCTGCCCGGCGCCGGCGATTTCGACACCCCGGAGCAGTTCGTGCCGCCGCAGCCGCCGGCGCGCGCCTGGGAGACCTGCCTGACGATGAACGACAGTTGGGGCTGGAATCCGAACGACCCGCACTACAAATCGGCGCGCGCCCTGGTCCACACCCTGTGCGAGGTGGCCGGTCGCGGCGGCAACCTGCTGCTCAACGTCAGCCCGATGGGCGACGGCAGTCTGCCCGCCGTCCAGATCGAGCGTCTCGACGCGATCAGCGACTGGATGGCGGCGTACGGCGAGAGCATCGTCGGCACCGCGCCGGGCCTCGAACCCTGGCAGTTCTACGGTCCGAGCACCCGCCGCGGCCGCACGACGTACCTGCACCTGCTGCAACGCCCCTACGACAGCGTCACCGTGCGCGGCGTCCCGATCCGGCGCGTCAGCCACGCCCGCGAGGTGCGCACCGGCACCGCGCTGACGTTCCGCGGCCGCTGTTCGGTCGTCGACGAGCTCCTCAACAGCGACCCCATCGGCGAGTTGGTCATCGACGTGCCGGAGTCCCTGCTCGACGACCTGGCGACCGTGCTGGCGATCGAGATCGCCGATCCGTGA
- a CDS encoding DUF1499 domain-containing protein, translating to MPATTSRLGRVSAWLGRVCLLLALLGPALAHFDLVAPLYGFGTFGLGLLVGIVSLALGAVALLLGPAGTRSATAAGLAIPVIVIGLVLLLSGARRNIPRINDIATDTDAPPQFVHAGTLPENAGRDMSYPGLAFAEQQKAGYPDLGPLPLAMPPDEAFKQVAAAARSMPSWVITREDPEAHALEGYDTTRLFHFRDDFVIEVRATPNGQSLVQMRSKSRDGKGDVGANAARIRAFFTRLES from the coding sequence ATGCCTGCCACCACCTCGCGTCTCGGGCGCGTCAGCGCCTGGCTCGGCCGCGTCTGCCTGCTGCTGGCGCTGCTCGGTCCGGCGCTGGCGCACTTCGACCTGGTCGCGCCCCTCTACGGCTTCGGCACGTTCGGCCTCGGCCTGCTCGTCGGCATCGTCAGCCTGGCGCTCGGCGCCGTCGCGCTGCTGCTCGGACCGGCGGGCACGCGCAGCGCCACCGCCGCCGGCCTGGCGATCCCGGTGATCGTCATCGGCCTCGTCCTGTTGCTGTCGGGCGCGCGCCGCAACATTCCGCGCATCAACGACATCGCCACCGACACCGATGCGCCGCCGCAGTTCGTGCACGCCGGCACGCTGCCGGAGAACGCGGGCCGCGACATGTCGTATCCGGGCCTCGCCTTCGCCGAACAACAGAAGGCCGGCTATCCCGATCTCGGCCCGCTGCCGCTCGCCATGCCGCCCGACGAGGCATTCAAGCAGGTCGCCGCGGCGGCGCGCAGCATGCCGAGCTGGGTCATCACCCGCGAGGACCCGGAGGCGCACGCGCTCGAGGGCTACGACACGACCCGCCTGTTCCACTTCCGCGACGACTTCGTGATCGAAGTGCGGGCCACCCCCAACGGCCAGAGCCTGGTGCAGATGCGGTCGAAATCGCGCGACGGCAAGGGCGACGTCGGCGCCAACGCGGCGCGCATCCGCGCCTTCTTCACGCGCCTGGAGAGCTGA
- a CDS encoding DUF488 family protein yields MPVPLATKSVWSPIEKRDGLRILATRFRGRGMPTRRYDVWMANLGPSEALLRAGQRGDITWATFARRYRAELFAGGSADAANRTIRNHGQKFTLRLIKALARRQPVTLLCHCAEDEAQCHRHLLRQVILSAKV; encoded by the coding sequence ATGCCGGTGCCCCTCGCGACGAAATCCGTCTGGTCGCCGATCGAGAAGCGCGACGGGCTGCGCATCCTCGCCACCCGGTTCCGGGGGCGGGGCATGCCGACCCGCCGCTACGACGTGTGGATGGCCAACCTCGGGCCGAGCGAGGCGCTCCTGCGCGCCGGCCAGCGGGGCGACATCACCTGGGCGACCTTCGCCCGCCGCTACCGCGCCGAGCTCTTCGCCGGCGGCAGCGCCGACGCGGCGAACCGCACCATAAGGAACCACGGTCAGAAGTTCACCCTCCGCCTGATCAAGGCGCTGGCGCGGCGCCAGCCGGTGACCCTGCTCTGCCACTGCGCCGAGGACGAGGCGCAGTGCCATCGCCATCTCCTGCGGCAGGTGATCCTGAGCGCCAAGGTGTGA
- the mgtA gene encoding magnesium-translocating P-type ATPase yields the protein MSGAIPAGLTQAEAAERLRQVGPNQLAPPRRRAVLLQFLSRFRNPLVLLLLGASLISALTGEVASFAIIAVIVTISVTLDFVQEHRAGHAAERLRASVALRATVRREGTACEVPVSEVVPDDLVLLAAGDLVPADGVLLEARDLFVNQALLTGEAFPVEKRAGAGGGLGDDPADAPDGVYMGTAVISGSGLARIVRTGRHSALGQISATVAAAPPPTAFEQGTQAFGLLIMRVTLLLVLAVLLVNILLQRPPLESFLFALALAVGLTPELLPMIVSVCLARGALRMAAQRVVVKRLAAIHDLGSMDVLCTDKTGTLTEARIRLERHLDARGGDSDRVLQLAYLNSAFETGLRSPLDDAILAHGTHLSTGDWRKIDEVPFDFERRRVSVLLDDGRQRLLVVKGALEDIARLSTAYEGARAGETEPIDAATRAAIAARFAALSAEGFRVLGIAWRAVDAAHDHAVVDDETTLVFAGFAAFLDPPKATAADALRALADAGVTVKVVTGDNELVTTHVCQSLALPVAGVLTGAQLAAMDDQALAAAVEDTTLFCRVSPAQKNRIILALKRRGHVVGYLGDGINDAPPLHSADVGLSVDGAVDVAHEAASLILLDHDLRVLHAGVLEGRRTFGNIMKYIMMGTSSNFGNMFSMAAATLVLPFLPMLPVQILLNNLLYDLSELPIPLDEVDPELLRRPRAWNMRFVRRFMVTLGPVSSLFDFLTFFLLLHLLRADEALFHTGWFLESLATQVLVIFVIRTRRSPLRSRPARALAAAALVTVALAVAIPFTPLAPALGFAVPPPTFFAALAGMVALYLASAELVKRAFYRAWLEAP from the coding sequence GTGAGCGGCGCGATCCCCGCGGGCCTGACGCAGGCCGAGGCGGCCGAGCGGCTGCGGCAGGTCGGACCGAACCAGTTGGCGCCGCCGCGCCGGCGGGCGGTGCTGCTGCAGTTCCTCTCCCGCTTCCGCAACCCGCTGGTGCTGCTGCTGCTCGGCGCCAGCCTCATCTCGGCGCTCACCGGCGAGGTGGCGAGCTTCGCGATCATCGCCGTCATCGTCACCATCAGCGTCACCCTCGACTTCGTCCAGGAGCACCGCGCCGGACACGCCGCCGAACGACTGCGCGCCTCGGTGGCGCTGCGCGCCACCGTGCGCCGCGAGGGGACGGCGTGCGAGGTGCCGGTGTCCGAGGTGGTGCCGGACGACCTGGTGCTGCTCGCCGCCGGCGATCTCGTGCCCGCCGACGGCGTGCTGCTCGAGGCCCGCGATCTCTTCGTCAACCAGGCGCTCCTCACCGGCGAGGCGTTCCCGGTGGAGAAGCGCGCCGGCGCCGGCGGCGGGCTCGGCGACGATCCGGCCGATGCGCCGGACGGCGTCTACATGGGCACCGCGGTGATCAGCGGCAGCGGCCTGGCGCGCATCGTGCGCACCGGCCGCCACAGCGCGCTCGGCCAGATCAGCGCCACCGTCGCGGCGGCGCCGCCGCCAACCGCGTTCGAGCAGGGCACGCAGGCGTTCGGCCTGCTGATCATGCGGGTCACGCTGCTGCTCGTCCTCGCGGTGCTGCTGGTCAACATCCTGCTGCAGCGGCCGCCGCTGGAATCCTTTCTCTTCGCGCTCGCCCTCGCCGTCGGGCTGACGCCGGAGCTGCTGCCGATGATCGTCTCGGTGTGCCTGGCGCGCGGCGCCCTGCGCATGGCCGCGCAGCGCGTCGTGGTGAAGCGGCTGGCGGCGATCCACGACCTCGGCAGCATGGACGTGCTGTGCACCGACAAGACCGGCACGCTCACCGAGGCGCGCATCCGCCTCGAGCGCCACCTCGACGCGCGCGGCGGCGACAGTGATCGCGTGCTCCAGCTCGCCTATCTCAACAGCGCCTTCGAGACCGGGCTGCGCAGCCCCCTCGACGACGCGATCCTCGCCCACGGCACCCACCTGTCGACCGGCGACTGGCGCAAGATCGACGAGGTGCCGTTCGACTTCGAACGTCGCCGCGTCTCGGTGCTGCTCGACGACGGCCGCCAGCGGCTGCTCGTCGTCAAGGGCGCGTTGGAGGACATCGCCCGCCTCTCGACCGCCTACGAGGGCGCGCGCGCGGGCGAGACGGAGCCGATCGACGCGGCGACGCGCGCCGCCATCGCGGCCCGATTCGCCGCCCTGTCGGCCGAGGGCTTCCGCGTTCTCGGCATCGCCTGGCGCGCCGTCGACGCCGCCCACGACCACGCGGTGGTCGACGACGAGACGACGCTGGTGTTCGCCGGCTTCGCCGCCTTCCTCGATCCGCCGAAGGCGACGGCCGCCGACGCCCTGCGCGCCCTGGCGGATGCCGGGGTGACGGTGAAGGTGGTCACCGGCGACAACGAGCTCGTCACCACCCACGTCTGCCAGAGCCTGGCGCTGCCGGTCGCCGGCGTCCTCACCGGCGCGCAACTGGCGGCGATGGACGACCAGGCGCTGGCGGCCGCGGTCGAGGACACGACCCTCTTCTGCCGCGTCAGCCCGGCACAGAAGAACCGCATCATCCTGGCGCTCAAGCGGCGCGGGCACGTCGTCGGCTATCTCGGCGACGGCATCAACGACGCGCCGCCGCTGCACTCGGCCGACGTCGGCCTGTCGGTCGATGGCGCGGTCGACGTCGCCCACGAGGCGGCGTCGCTCATCCTCCTCGACCACGACCTGCGCGTGCTCCACGCCGGCGTGCTCGAGGGCCGCCGCACCTTCGGCAACATCATGAAGTACATCATGATGGGCACGAGCTCGAACTTCGGGAACATGTTCAGCATGGCGGCGGCGACGCTGGTGTTGCCCTTCCTGCCGATGCTGCCGGTGCAGATTCTGCTCAACAACCTGCTCTACGACCTGTCGGAGCTGCCGATCCCCCTCGACGAGGTCGATCCGGAGCTGCTGCGCCGTCCGCGCGCCTGGAACATGCGCTTCGTGCGCCGTTTCATGGTCACGCTCGGACCGGTCAGCTCGCTGTTCGACTTTCTCACCTTCTTCCTGCTGCTGCACCTGCTGCGGGCCGACGAGGCGCTCTTCCACACCGGCTGGTTCCTCGAGTCGCTGGCCACCCAGGTGCTGGTCATCTTCGTCATCCGCACCCGCCGCTCGCCGCTGCGCAGCCGTCCCGCCCGCGCCCTGGCGGCGGCGGCGCTGGTCACCGTCGCTCTCGCCGTCGCCATTCCCTTCACGCCGTTGGCGCCGGCGCTCGGCTTCGCGGTCCCGCCGCCCACCTTCTTCGCCGCCCTCGCCGGCATGGTGGCGCTCTACCTGGCGAGCGCCGAGCTGGTGAAGCGCGCCTTCTATCGGGCCTGGCTCGAGGCGCCGTGA